TTCTGACCAAGAAGACCACCAAAGTTAAACGTCATCTGCGCGGTTCCGCTGCAGTTAACGAGCGCGACGTCGCATCCGTCCGCGCCATGATGCCCTACGCATAAGGAGATAGAAGATGCCTAGAGTTAAACGTGGTGTAACGGCGCGCGCGCGTCACAAGAAAATTCTCGTTCAGGCCAAGGGTTACCGCGGTCGTCGCAAGAACGTATATCGCGTCGCCAAGCAGGCGGTAATGAAGGCTGGTCAATACCAGTATCGTGACCGTCGTCAAAGGAAGCGCCAGTTCCGTTCCCTGTGGATCGCCCGTATCAATGCAGCAGCTC
The sequence above is drawn from the Dechloromonas sp. TW-R-39-2 genome and encodes:
- the rplT gene encoding 50S ribosomal protein L20 — protein: MPRVKRGVTARARHKKILVQAKGYRGRRKNVYRVAKQAVMKAGQYQYRDRRQRKRQFRSLWIARINAAARELGMKYSTFMNGLKKANIEVDRKVLADLAVFDQPAFAALAAQAKAQLGA
- the rpmI gene encoding 50S ribosomal protein L35; amino-acid sequence: MPKMKTKSSAKKRFSVRAGGSIKRGQAFKRHILTKKTTKVKRHLRGSAAVNERDVASVRAMMPYA